A genomic segment from Peribacillus sp. ACCC06369 encodes:
- a CDS encoding LysR family transcriptional regulator, protein MEIRDLQIFQCVAKYGSISKAAVELNYVQSNVTARIKHLEQELRTPLFNRHKRGMSLTAEARKMLEYVNKILLDVEELKQVFLDSETPTGILNIGTVETVTDLPKILASYHKQYPNVDLSIKAGLTEDLIKDVIEHRLDGAFVTGPIKHPLIQPYDVCTEKLVLVTRNETFDLEEIITEPFLVFSQGCGYRSKLEQWLKEEEVMPKRIMEFNVLETILTSVTLGLGITLVPQSAVNHLAANEEVHVHAIPEEYGNISTVFIHRKDAYMTNSMQSFLQTIEVHHEDRFKQSPGTTPELV, encoded by the coding sequence ATGGAAATACGGGATTTGCAAATATTCCAGTGCGTCGCTAAATATGGCAGCATAAGTAAGGCGGCTGTTGAGTTGAATTACGTCCAATCCAATGTAACGGCGAGGATTAAGCATTTAGAGCAGGAGTTACGGACGCCTCTATTCAATAGACATAAACGTGGCATGTCATTAACTGCAGAGGCTCGAAAAATGTTGGAGTATGTAAACAAAATTTTGCTTGATGTTGAAGAACTCAAGCAAGTATTCCTGGATAGTGAAACACCTACAGGGATATTGAACATAGGTACAGTTGAAACGGTCACCGATCTTCCCAAGATTCTAGCCTCTTATCATAAACAGTATCCAAATGTTGATTTATCCATAAAGGCTGGGTTAACAGAAGACCTAATTAAAGATGTCATTGAACATAGGTTGGATGGAGCTTTCGTTACAGGACCGATTAAACATCCGCTCATTCAGCCATATGATGTGTGTACAGAAAAACTTGTATTGGTTACAAGAAATGAAACATTTGACCTTGAAGAAATTATAACAGAACCATTTTTGGTATTCAGTCAGGGTTGTGGCTATCGCTCTAAACTGGAACAATGGCTGAAAGAAGAAGAAGTGATGCCCAAAAGGATCATGGAGTTCAATGTATTGGAAACGATCTTAACCAGCGTAACTCTCGGTCTTGGCATTACCCTCGTACCACAATCAGCGGTAAATCACCTTGCAGCCAATGAAGAAGTGCACGTGCATGCAATTCCGGAAGAGTACGGCAATATTTCGACTGTCTTCATTCACCGTAAAGATGCTTATATGACAAACTCCATGCAAAGCTTCTTGCAAACGATTGAAGTTCATCATGAAGACCGATTTAAGCAAAGTCCTGGAACCACTCCTGAGCTAGTATGA
- a CDS encoding DMT family transporter, which translates to MKKNQVLIGALLCLTASISWGAMFPVAERALMYIDPFYFSFLRYLAVCVILGILLLMKEGKESFKLEGQGKRLLFFGTMAFTVYNFLIFAGQDLLGHNGVIVASIMESLMPMISILIMWVFKNSKPMKYNIASMLLALIGAILVITSGKLSFLLSLKDSIIPLLFILIGVIGWVIYTMGGNQFNGWSTLRYSTLTCILGTSVSGIITLFASVLGLSVPTAEVMQSIYGEMIFMIIFPGAIALLSWNLGIKLLTPINGILFINLVPITTLAIVFIQGGSLSSFELLGTFLVIYALIQNNYYQRKNSPSQVEELNPRKVKRIV; encoded by the coding sequence ATGAAAAAAAATCAAGTTTTAATCGGTGCACTTTTATGTTTGACAGCCAGTATTTCCTGGGGAGCCATGTTTCCAGTTGCAGAAAGGGCATTAATGTATATTGATCCTTTTTATTTCTCTTTTTTGCGATATTTAGCTGTTTGCGTAATTTTAGGGATATTGCTTTTAATGAAAGAGGGGAAGGAGTCATTTAAGCTGGAAGGGCAAGGAAAGAGGTTATTGTTTTTCGGAACGATGGCTTTTACAGTATACAACTTTCTCATTTTCGCAGGTCAGGACTTACTGGGACATAACGGGGTAATTGTTGCTTCCATCATGGAATCATTAATGCCCATGATCTCAATTTTAATAATGTGGGTTTTCAAAAATTCCAAACCCATGAAATATAACATCGCCAGTATGCTCCTTGCCTTAATTGGGGCCATTCTTGTCATTACAAGTGGCAAATTATCATTCCTATTATCATTGAAAGATAGCATCATTCCTCTACTTTTCATTCTCATCGGGGTGATAGGCTGGGTTATATATACGATGGGCGGCAACCAATTCAATGGATGGTCAACACTCCGCTATTCGACTTTAACATGTATTTTAGGAACTTCGGTATCAGGAATCATAACATTATTTGCAAGTGTACTGGGCCTGTCTGTCCCTACAGCAGAGGTTATGCAATCCATTTATGGCGAAATGATTTTCATGATTATTTTCCCCGGTGCCATAGCCCTTTTAAGCTGGAATTTAGGCATAAAACTTTTAACGCCGATCAATGGAATCCTATTTATTAATTTAGTGCCAATAACCACGTTGGCCATCGTTTTCATCCAAGGAGGATCACTATCATCATTCGAATTACTGGGAACTTTTTTAGTGATATATGCATTGATTCAAAACAATTATTATCAAAGAAAAAACTCGCCTTCCCAAGTTGAGGAATTGAATCCAAGGAAAGTAAAGAGAATCGTTTAA
- a CDS encoding class I SAM-dependent methyltransferase encodes MTEFWEASFIENQMMWGFEPSDSAILAKDFFLENKVKDILIPGIGYGRNAKVFIENGINVTGIEISKTAIDLARQNGLNISIFHGSVTDMPFDNKLYDGIFCYAIIHLLNNREREKFINDCYNQLKPNGYMIFTTISKEAPMFGKGKQLDKDYFEIMEGVKMFFYDSDSIKQEFGKYGLIESSEIVEPHKNMENKPPFKFIMVKCQKELS; translated from the coding sequence ATGACAGAATTCTGGGAAGCAAGTTTTATAGAAAATCAAATGATGTGGGGATTTGAACCTTCAGACTCCGCAATCTTGGCAAAGGACTTTTTCCTTGAGAATAAAGTTAAGGATATATTGATTCCTGGTATTGGATATGGCAGAAACGCAAAGGTTTTTATTGAAAACGGAATAAATGTAACAGGTATTGAGATTTCAAAAACAGCGATTGATTTGGCAAGGCAAAATGGGCTTAATATTAGTATTTTTCATGGTTCAGTAACCGATATGCCTTTTGATAACAAACTTTATGATGGTATATTTTGTTATGCGATTATTCACTTATTGAATAATCGTGAGAGAGAGAAGTTTATTAATGATTGCTATAATCAGTTAAAGCCAAACGGCTATATGATTTTTACTACCATTTCAAAAGAAGCCCCAATGTTTGGAAAGGGCAAACAACTGGATAAAGACTATTTCGAGATAATGGAAGGGGTAAAAATGTTTTTTTATGATTCCGACTCGATAAAACAGGAATTTGGAAAATATGGATTGATAGAATCTTCGGAAATTGTCGAGCCGCATAAGAATATGGAAAATAAACCTCCATTTAAATTTATAATGGTAAAATGTCAAAAAGAACTATCATAA
- a CDS encoding NAD(P)/FAD-dependent oxidoreductase, whose amino-acid sequence MLDCVIIGGGPAGLNAALVMGRAGRKTILFDEDKPRNRVTQESHGFITQDGVKPSEFKKRARTDVQKYPSVSIKDERVEIIEKASGVFRIQTKGGTDYMAKKVLLATGLRDVLPEIPNIQNVYGTSVFSCPFCDGWEMRGQALAVIAENERAFHMGKLLSNWSGDVIVFTNGYQVLDEEKDILARQHVTVVEEKIESLKSKGGQLTSIRLQNGQEIKREAGIVVTDLVQSAPFAEQLGCEITPNGGIKVDSFGRTTVEGVFACGDTSLSTPSQLVIAAAEGNKAAAGVIMDLVEAAFLLEA is encoded by the coding sequence GTGTTGGATTGTGTAATTATTGGCGGAGGACCTGCAGGACTGAATGCCGCATTGGTCATGGGGCGTGCTGGACGGAAAACAATTTTGTTTGATGAGGATAAACCCCGTAACCGGGTGACGCAGGAGTCGCACGGATTTATCACACAGGATGGGGTAAAGCCGTCAGAATTCAAGAAGCGGGCAAGAACGGATGTCCAGAAATATCCGTCCGTCTCCATTAAGGATGAGCGGGTGGAGATTATTGAAAAAGCTAGTGGTGTGTTCCGAATTCAAACGAAAGGCGGAACGGATTACATGGCGAAAAAGGTGCTTCTTGCAACAGGTCTTCGGGATGTTTTGCCGGAGATTCCAAACATACAGAATGTATACGGAACGAGTGTTTTCAGCTGTCCGTTTTGTGACGGCTGGGAAATGCGGGGCCAAGCATTGGCGGTAATTGCAGAAAATGAACGGGCTTTTCATATGGGAAAACTGCTGTCAAACTGGAGCGGTGATGTGATCGTTTTTACAAATGGCTATCAGGTTCTTGATGAGGAGAAGGATATCTTAGCTAGGCAGCACGTAACAGTCGTGGAAGAAAAGATTGAAAGTCTTAAATCGAAAGGAGGTCAGCTGACATCGATCCGGCTGCAAAACGGACAGGAAATCAAAAGGGAGGCAGGGATTGTGGTCACTGACTTGGTGCAGTCTGCTCCTTTTGCGGAACAGCTTGGCTGCGAGATCACTCCAAACGGCGGGATTAAAGTGGATTCATTTGGACGAACAACGGTTGAAGGAGTATTTGCATGCGGAGATACATCACTCAGCACGCCTTCCCAGCTGGTGATTGCGGCGGCGGAGGGCAATAAAGCGGCGGCCGGAGTCATCATGGATTTAGTTGAAGCTGCATTTCTTTTGGAGGCATAA
- a CDS encoding Rrf2 family transcriptional regulator, translating to MKYSKATNYALHTMVHLTSEPKGQTVSVDQLAHMQDLSPTYLSKILTKLVKAGLIESVPGAKGGYSTSRRAQDISFLDVIEAVEGQSVLFNCAFDHEESECLIERVMIEAEGNMKKELAGRTIQSIAEQCQETKKEK from the coding sequence ATGAAGTATTCAAAGGCAACCAATTATGCACTACATACAATGGTGCATTTAACGTCGGAACCAAAAGGCCAGACGGTAAGCGTGGATCAGCTGGCGCACATGCAGGATTTGTCCCCGACGTACTTGTCGAAGATTTTGACGAAGCTTGTGAAGGCTGGATTAATTGAATCAGTGCCAGGGGCAAAAGGCGGCTACAGTACTTCACGCCGGGCTCAGGACATTTCGTTTCTGGATGTTATTGAAGCGGTGGAGGGTCAGTCGGTGCTGTTCAACTGTGCGTTTGACCATGAAGAAAGCGAGTGTTTAATTGAGCGCGTGATGATCGAGGCGGAAGGCAACATGAAGAAAGAACTGGCTGGACGAACGATTCAAAGCATTGCGGAGCAGTGTCAGGAAACAAAAAAAGAAAAATAA